Proteins encoded within one genomic window of Hevea brasiliensis isolate MT/VB/25A 57/8 chromosome 8, ASM3005281v1, whole genome shotgun sequence:
- the LOC110645381 gene encoding nucleobase-ascorbate transporter 4: MLVSNCSCCQHIPPLDYFPTCPSSHPFHCCQCVPSCHFCQQNKLAFGYCVPSCSTCPVPTTEQDGTTEPDSSETTTRITGTEDIIQFPIPANPSWSNPKLYGWGFQHFVANVGSTVIVPSVMVSVGGGGNVEKARAIQASLFVMAINTFLQICFGTRLSVSMETSQAYIIPIISIALSTYNNRNNSLDPYQRLEQFMRRVQGASLISSIFQMVIGFSGLAKYFARHLSPLASVPLVTLTGLGLYFRGFPLVAKCPQIGLPALAILVFSTQFLPRIWKAKKEIAGQVAIIFSVAIVWTYAEILTVAGAYDNTTQETQMNCRTDSSGLIGAAPWIKTPRPFQWGTPIFEAGDALSMMAASLVAVIESSGTFYASSKLSGAPPIPPYALTRGIGIQGIGTMIDAVFGAGNGSTASVEDAGLLGLTQVGSRRVVIVSAIFMVFLSVLGKVGAFFASIPLPIVGALHTVLFPYVASAGLQYLEFCNVNSFRSMLILGFSLFMGLSVPQYFKEYVFLSGHGPVNTGTTWFNDVMQVIFSSPPTVALIVAFFLDRTHTPGACSTWKDSGRYLKDKSDESEKTKEIYDFITSLGDMCS; the protein is encoded by the exons ATGTTGGTCAGTAACTGCAGTTGTTGCCAACATATACCTCCTTTGGACTACTTCCCAACGTGTCCTTCTTCCCATCCATTCCATTGTTGCCAGTGCGTCCCTAGCTGCCATTTTTGCCAACAAAATAAACTTGCATTTGGTTACTGCGTCCCTTCCTGTTCTACTTGCCCAGTTCCAACAACTGAACAAGACGGAACAACCGAACCAGACAGCAGCGAAACAACAACTAGAATAACTGGAACGGAAGACATTATCCAATTTCCCATTCCGGCAAATCCTTCCTGGA GTAATCCAAAACTTTATGGTTGGGGATTCCAGCACTTTGTAGCTAATGTAGGGAGTACAGTGATCGTTCCATCTGTGATGGTCAGTGTGGGCGGAGGTGGCAAT GTAGAGAAAGCAAGGGCGATACAGGCGTCGCTGTTTGTAATGGCGATAAATACATTTTTGCAGATTTGCTTTGGTACTCGGCTTTCTGTGTCGATGGAAACATCCCAAGCTTACATTATCCCTATAATTTCCATTGCTTTATCAACTTACAACAATCGGAATAACTCACTAGATCCCTATCAG AGGTTAGAACAATTCATGAGACGTGTACAAGGAGCGAGTCTCATTTCGTCTATCTTTCAAATGGTGATTGGTTTCTCTGGTTTGGCGAAATATTTTGCAAG GCACCTTAGCCCTCTCGCTTCTGTTCCTCTAGTAACTCTCACGGGACTTGGGCTCTACTTTCGTGGATTTCCATTG GTGGCCAAGTGTCCTCAAATTGGACTCCCAGCTTTAGCTATTCTGGTTTTCTCAACTCAG TTTCTTCCCCGTATATGGAAAGCGAAAAAAGAGATAGCTGGTCAAGTAGCAATCATATTTTCTGTTGCAATTGTATGGACCTATGCAGAGATTTTGACTGTGGCTGGTGCATATGATAATACAACTCAAGAAACACAAATGAATTGTCGTACTGATAGTTCTGGGCTCATTGGTGCTGCTCCTTG GATAAAGACTCCACGTCCATTTCAATGGGGAACTCCCATTTTTGAAGCTGGCGATGCTCTTTCAATGATGGCTGCTTCTCTTGTAGCTGTtattgag TCTTCTGGTACATTTTATGCATCATCAAAATTAAGCGGTGCTCCTCCTATACCTCCCTATGCCCTGACTCGTGGTATTGGCATTCAG GGAATTGGAACTATGATAGATGCAGTATTTGGCGCAGGAAATGGCTCCACTGCTTCAGT GGAAGATGCAGGTCTTTTGGGATTAACACAAGTAGGAAGTCGGAGGGTCGTTATAGTATCAGCAATCTTTATGGTTTTCCTTTCCGTTTTAG GAAAAGTTGGGGCTTTTTTCGCTTCAATACCACTGCCAATTGTGGGAGCCCTCCACACTGTCCTCTTCCCCTATGTGG CTTCAGCTGGGCTTCAATATCTCGAGTTCTGTAACGTGAATAGCTTCAGATCAATGCTCATTCTAGGCTTTTCTCTCTTCATGGGCCTCTCTGTGCCTCAATACTTCAAGGAATACGTTTTTCTTTCTGGTCATGGACCTGTTAACACAGGAACCACCTGG TTCAATGACGTAATGCAAGTGATTTTCTCATCCCCGCCAACTGTTGCGCTTATAGTTGCTTTCTTTTTGGATCGGACTCATACTCCTGGGGCCTGCTCGACCTGGAAAGACAGTGGCAGGTATTTGAAGGACAAATCAGATGAGTCGGAAAAGACTAAAGAAATCTATGATTTCATTACTTCACTTGGTGATATGTGCTCTTAA